A single Colias croceus chromosome 10, ilColCroc2.1 DNA region contains:
- the LOC123694755 gene encoding glutathione S-transferase 1-1 isoform X1, which yields MVLKLYAVSDGPPSLSVRQALAALDIPFELKDTNFGAGEHMAEEYAKMNPQKEIPVLDDDGFYLSESNAILQYLCDKYQPQSELYPKDPKARAIVNHRLCFNLSTYYANISAYTMAPIFFDYQRTDLGLKKVHIALDVFETYLQRLGTKYAAANQLTIADFQLINSTMTLEAIDFDFSKYQKIHKWYNTFKQEYPALWKISEDAMKEIQHFAANPPDLSHLNHPIHPIRKINK from the exons ATGGTGTTGAAACTATATGCTGTGTCTGATGGTCCACCATCGCTGTCAGTGCGGCAGGCACTAGCTGCACTGGACATACCATTTGAACTGAAAGACACAAATTTTGGAGCTGGCGAACATATGGCAGAGGAATATGCGAAG ATGAATCCACAGAAAGAAATTCCTGTTCTGGACGACGACGGCTTCTACTTGAGTGAAAGTAACGCAATTTTACAATACCTGTGTGATAAATATCAACCTCAATCTGAATTGTATCCAAAAGACCCGAAAGcaag GGCGATCGTAAATCATCGGTTATGTTTCAACTTATCAACGTACTACGCAAACATATCGGCATATACA atgGCGCCAATATTTTTTGACTACCAGCGAACAGATTTGGGCCTGAAGAAGGTTCATATCGCTCTTGATGTTTTCGAAACATATTTACAGCGATTGGGAACCAAATATGCTGCAGCAAATCAGCTCACCATTGCTGATTTTCAACTAATTAATTCCACTATGACTTTGGAAGCTATTGATTTCGATTTCTCCAAGTATCAAAAG ATTCATAAATGGTATAATACTTTTAAACAAGAGTATCCAGCATTGTGGAAAATCTCGGAAGATGCCATGAAGGAAATACAACATTTCGCGGCAAACCCACCAGATCTATCCCACCTTAACCATCCTATCCATCcaataaggaaaataaataagtag
- the LOC123694755 gene encoding glutathione S-transferase 1 isoform X2, which translates to MVLKLYAVSDGPPSLSVRQALAALDIPFELKDTNFGAGEHMAEEYAKMNPQKEIPVLDDDGFYLSESNAILQYLCDKYQPQSELYPKDPKARAIVNHRLCFNLSTYYANISAYTMAPIFFDYQRTDLGLKKVHIALDVFETYLQRLGTKYAAANQLTIADFQLINSTMTLEAIDFDFSKYQKKYRRNCSINLHSWYITW; encoded by the exons ATGGTGTTGAAACTATATGCTGTGTCTGATGGTCCACCATCGCTGTCAGTGCGGCAGGCACTAGCTGCACTGGACATACCATTTGAACTGAAAGACACAAATTTTGGAGCTGGCGAACATATGGCAGAGGAATATGCGAAG ATGAATCCACAGAAAGAAATTCCTGTTCTGGACGACGACGGCTTCTACTTGAGTGAAAGTAACGCAATTTTACAATACCTGTGTGATAAATATCAACCTCAATCTGAATTGTATCCAAAAGACCCGAAAGcaag GGCGATCGTAAATCATCGGTTATGTTTCAACTTATCAACGTACTACGCAAACATATCGGCATATACA atgGCGCCAATATTTTTTGACTACCAGCGAACAGATTTGGGCCTGAAGAAGGTTCATATCGCTCTTGATGTTTTCGAAACATATTTACAGCGATTGGGAACCAAATATGCTGCAGCAAATCAGCTCACCATTGCTGATTTTCAACTAATTAATTCCACTATGACTTTGGAAGCTATTGATTTCGATTTCTCCAAGTATCAAAAG